A DNA window from Aureibaculum sp. 2308TA14-22 contains the following coding sequences:
- a CDS encoding tetratricopeptide repeat protein, with protein sequence MATYKKKGGKANKDRISKIEEESTTAEVFNTLDETASRSEKWVEKNSKPLMIGLVTVAAVILGYLAYNKFVKEPKGIEAANELAYPKSFFDQAESGSATVVVDSLYNLALNGADGRYGLLDIIDNYGSTDAGNLAKYMAGISYLKTSDYENAIELLSDFSTDDEILGAIAEGNIGDAFSQINQPEDAMQHYIKAADFKSNEFTSSLYLFKAGNIAMDLGNYSKAEELFTKIKNEYPNSDEGTKIDIYLNRARLSAQN encoded by the coding sequence ATGGCAACATATAAGAAAAAAGGAGGCAAGGCTAATAAAGATAGAATCTCTAAAATTGAAGAAGAAAGTACAACAGCTGAAGTGTTTAATACTTTAGATGAAACAGCTTCTAGATCTGAAAAGTGGGTAGAAAAAAATAGTAAGCCACTTATGATTGGTTTAGTGACGGTTGCGGCTGTTATTTTAGGATATTTGGCGTATAACAAGTTTGTTAAAGAACCAAAAGGTATTGAAGCTGCTAATGAATTGGCATATCCAAAGAGCTTTTTTGACCAAGCTGAGTCAGGTTCAGCTACTGTTGTTGTTGACTCTCTATATAATTTGGCCCTAAACGGTGCAGATGGGAGATACGGATTATTGGACATTATTGATAATTACGGCAGTACAGACGCAGGTAATTTAGCAAAATACATGGCAGGTATTTCTTATTTAAAAACCAGTGATTATGAAAACGCTATTGAACTTTTGAGCGATTTTTCTACGGATGATGAAATTTTAGGTGCTATTGCCGAGGGCAATATAGGTGATGCTTTTTCACAAATAAACCAACCTGAAGATGCTATGCAACATTACATTAAAGCTGCCGATTTTAAAAGCAACGAATTCACCTCATCCTTATATTTGTTTAAAGCTGGGAATATTGCTATGGATTTAGGAAACTATTCAAAAGCAGAAGAATTATTTACCAAAATTAAAAATGAATATCCAAATT
- the recF gene encoding DNA replication/repair protein RecF (All proteins in this family for which functions are known are DNA-binding proteins that assist the filamentation of RecA onto DNA for the initiation of recombination or recombinational repair.), giving the protein MYLKKISLVNYKNFEAEAFEFDTKINCFVGNNGVGKTNVLDAIYHLAFTKGYFNSIAVQNIKHDKEFFVVEGAFNLDKREELINCSLKKGQKKIVKRNGKEYEKLSEHIGLIPVVIISPNDTNLISEGSDVRRKFMDSVIAQSDKNYLQDLIAYNKVLSQRNALLKYFASNHTFDALNIDVYNKQLITFGDKIYQKRKQFAEDFAPIFEKRHKNISNDDENVSFDYKSQLKNTDFEELLQKNIEKDRVLQYTSVGIHRDDLLYSIEGYPIKKFGSQGQQKTYLIAMKLAQFDLIQLQSKKTPILLLDDIFDKLDENRVSKIVDLVNDKNFGQIFITDTHAERTENVIKKTNQPYKMFDLN; this is encoded by the coding sequence ATGTATCTAAAGAAAATCAGCCTAGTAAATTATAAGAATTTTGAGGCGGAAGCATTTGAGTTTGACACTAAAATAAATTGCTTTGTAGGGAACAATGGAGTAGGTAAAACCAATGTTTTGGATGCGATATACCATTTGGCTTTTACAAAAGGGTATTTTAATTCTATTGCAGTCCAGAATATTAAACACGACAAAGAATTTTTTGTTGTTGAAGGTGCTTTTAATCTTGATAAAAGAGAGGAACTAATCAATTGTAGTTTAAAAAAGGGACAAAAAAAGATTGTTAAACGTAACGGAAAGGAATATGAAAAACTTTCTGAGCATATCGGGTTGATTCCTGTTGTAATTATTTCTCCCAATGATACTAACTTAATTAGCGAGGGTAGTGATGTTAGGCGAAAATTTATGGACAGTGTTATTGCACAATCAGACAAAAACTACCTGCAAGACTTAATAGCCTATAATAAAGTACTATCACAACGAAACGCATTGTTAAAGTACTTTGCATCAAATCATACTTTTGATGCTTTAAATATTGATGTTTACAATAAACAGTTAATAACTTTTGGTGATAAAATTTATCAGAAAAGAAAACAGTTTGCAGAAGATTTTGCTCCTATATTCGAAAAAAGGCATAAGAATATAAGTAATGACGATGAAAATGTAAGTTTTGACTATAAAAGCCAGTTGAAAAACACAGATTTTGAAGAATTATTACAAAAAAACATAGAAAAAGATAGGGTTTTGCAATATACATCAGTGGGAATACACCGTGATGACTTGTTATATTCAATAGAAGGTTATCCTATAAAGAAGTTTGGATCTCAAGGACAACAAAAAACATATTTAATCGCGATGAAGTTGGCACAATTTGATTTAATACAATTACAGTCCAAAAAAACACCAATTTTGCTTTTGGATGATATTTTTGATAAATTAGACGAAAATAGAGTGTCAAAAATTGTAGATTTGGTCAACGACAAAAATTTCGGACAAATATTTATTACCGACACCCATGCCGAAAGAACTGAGAATGTTATAAAAAAGACCAATCAACCTTATAAAATGTTTGATTTAAACTAG